One window of the Cardiocondyla obscurior isolate alpha-2009 linkage group LG05, Cobs3.1, whole genome shotgun sequence genome contains the following:
- the LOC139102872 gene encoding proteasome activator complex subunit 4B isoform X4 — protein sequence MIDERSSDTIVDNDSMMLPFDTDFPNFRPQKELVYNKFLPYASELDAESQAWLAEIKGNLARAVMLRELTPGCIYWLGELYLYIELYGMKFSKEDHIAFVKLVYELVIIPNLDPRLANKFFTTLILLLKKKRLISPDELELPWRPLYDIMVNYLRHDPIGIYRSLSCLKTLLHCVIYSVRTYFPLNATQEILDELRPKLCPHDGITMCTSLQILECFLPLQLSPEHHSKGYQLWFDEFMTMWKVCHNGPQWENNIMCLIARLATLNIGYIDWEPHIPFMFTRFIRCLNLPVTYKQMANNLNHKIEMSSISMWIVATLGNGSSTQMYLEKFLKTIETYFYPANFGRWMGKLKELLIKLPCHFIIRLHVERYAKSTWETPIPNNYKLTDSDVDAFVKSVLPVVMTAMFNKFCVNEACQALQYLATMRPSLVIPDMLERMQSTFDSVTEPHKLIASMICMVSVARPMVQGSKNINKDYVYTEGPTHVLPLLFSLLPGIDPNDVGKTFATFRLISVYATLITFVDSSRSTAVMTEEERIVCEATSRFEDFILQFLDRVFMFIDSSSSENVRLENRGGNNKSKLESIAEAALFGVCSTLLSKISDAIFESALHKLRTFMTERILETKVAGQLAAVVYNSFSHVNGCDTLHTLLPVLAQTILPLVNEEEDTVKEENLDHRLLHAMLILSAIVDTPGNNLIPHMDTLTEILDRVLLLRSTEGNKLACHLLKCILSSLSNTTPWQCKSNERDYNDPNYPYVRDWGQSVNLESFNIKWYIPGEEEITAVQQIFSRYLTVQIDKLNTYCKNTKVLSREELLASLNIVCCIIRGSESVLPVWTEAPLELIKSSVKLNVSITFTCGTKKCVTMPDGSNVRHHLVTIMKQVQQAMLENAEDNTKSFFGLIRIWTSLLLGKMRMRERDERRKGFLIMKKTFEDKLVGKNHIASVIMERCDIQHELRLTAQSVASTETHKLIILELFTLAVGRYADVRAKAQASLFSAFKCFPHSYTLVMPRLIDILGRDTERHHDAYKGALYILLLGPQQHAPLITQADLNVVTTLWPAIVLSKPSEKLSVIRLKQNIVDSITKYFRLCTLNLEISDACLTTARALWNNLPQPALSCPDQNEIQEGARNLDQLNRSNQAAYKDLLDELLRCILEESLHWRHRLMAMTFIKDLVHPDQIYSARLVRYFLQALIHDSLEERKIATRIVTFMLKQQKRKHLKITIDVRSLSNKNSTLKEEKSQSVICNVKPDNFWLQYNYETRPLTEKQWDESRYVHQPYIGYYTWPKNLQVYAPSSQQPCLDPEKRILTHCEKEINLFFYDRQNVEKLIHYFSLEEKKGKDKFNALRCFLFKGLFRNHGIIYLKHFVPHLRRLVTDKHESSQRCAAEITAGIVRGAKHWPFQMTCDLWQALLPIIRTAIANLTEETVIDWGVCFATMQQHRDPNRNHWLLECLMEEPPLKDSFEECGRLYVLQSALNQQSWRVTELLQRLLVRLENRLLTNPFQNVRERLGSVLVTIFSIDLRFPHITTNTTVPRMQALIDKIVPKLEQLVRNDEDTVKLNNLDKEENLLKKVANVTVDESKRASRTKMEEQEMPIRLLKTICKWITLSLSPSKYATTPGFYRIFPIICQLESSDMDEELNKSCLRTLATLAQAFTLPENMSIALTAVKTVSEHSSWSTRFTSLEFLQVLVFHNMGIILGNILWINCVKDIVLRLLEDDRLEVREKASQVLGGLLHCKFITDHDKLLEEFKKKAKTRLQKKNNFVNQDTQGNIKSDAIRIRHGGVLGLCAFIQAHPYDVPKYVPSVFEHLGLHMNDPQPIPMTIRKTLNDFKRTHYDGWTGMRGHAQCFTEEQLAVLQDLTVPPPHYA from the exons ATGATCGACGAGCGTAGCAGTGACACAATCGTGGACAACGATTCGATGATGCTGCCGTTCGACACAGATTTTCCAAACTTTCGTCCGCAAAAAGAACTTGTCTACAATAAGTTTTTACCTTACGCGAGCGAGCTCGATGCAGAGTCGCAAGCGTGGCTCGCTGAGATCAAGGGAAATTTGGCACGCGCCGTTATGCTGCGTGAGCTCACGCCAGGCTGCATCTATTGGTTGGGCGAATTATATTT ATATATAGAATTATATGGAATGAAGTTTAGTAAAGAAGATCACATAGCATTTGTGAAATTAGTATATGAGCTTGTTATCATACCAAATTTAGATCCAAGGCTTgccaacaaattttttaccacattaattttattgttaaa gaaaaaaagattaatcaGCCCAGATGAATTAGAACTTCCATGGAGACCATTGTATGATATTATGGTTAATTATTTACGACATGATCCAATTGGGATCTATCGTAGTCTATCGTGCttgaaaactttattacattgtgTCATTTATTCTGTCAGGACTTACTTCCCT TTGAACGCAACACAAGAAATATTAGATGAATTAAGACCAAAGCTCTGTCCTCATGATGGAATAACAATGTGCACAAGCCTTCAAATTTTAGAGTGTTTTCTACCATTGCAATTATCTCCTGAGCATCATTCCAAGGGATATCAATTGTGGTTTGATGAATTTATGACCATGTGGAAGGTATGCCACAACGGTCCACAATGGGAAAACAATATCATGTGCTTAATTGCAAGATTGGCGACTCTCAATATTGGATATATTGATTGGGAACCGCATATTCCTTTCATGTTTACTAGATTTATAAGGTGCCTAAATCTGCCAGTAACATATAAACAAATGGCAAACAATTTGAAtcataaaatagaaatgtCGTCGATATCTATGTGGATAGTAGCAACTTTG GGAAATGGCTCGAGCACACAAATgtatttggaaaaatttttgaaaactatcgaaacatatttttatccagCAAATTTTGGACGATGGATGGGAAAGTTAAAGGAACTTCTTATCAAACTTCCAtgtcattttattatacgtttaCACGT agaaaGATATGCTAAATCGACATGGGAAACTCCAATTCCCAACAACTACAAGTTGACTGATTCTGATGTTGACGCTTTTGTCAAAAGTGTGTTACCAGTAGTTATGACAGctatgtttaataaattttgtgtaaATGAAGCCTGCCAGGCTTTACAGTATTTAGCTACCATGAGACCGAGTTTAGTTATACCAGACATGTTAGAAAGAATGCAGTCTACATTTGATTCCGTGACCGAACCGCATAAACTTATAGCGTCGATGATTTGTATGGTATCTGTTGCTAGACCAATGGTACAAggttctaaaaatataaacaaag atTACGTTTATACAGAAGGACCAACGCATGTGTTGCCACTGCTATTTTCCCTGTTACCCGGAATTGATCCAAATGACGTTGGCAAGACATTCGCTACGTTCCGTCTTATTTCTGTTTACGCCACACTGATCACCTTTGTGGACTCTTCTAGATCCACTGCGGTAATGACTGAAGAAGAGAGAATAGTTTGCGAGGCAACGTCACGCTTCgaagattttatattacagttCTTGGATAGAGTGTTCATGTTTATAGATTCTAGTTCGTCAGAGAATGTGCGGCTCGAGAATCGCGGCGGTAACAATAAAAGTAAGCTTGAATCGATTGCAGAAGCTGCGCTGTTTGGCGTGTGCTCAACTCTTTTGAGCAAAATTAGCGATGCAATTTTTGAAAGCGCTCTGCACAAGCTGCGCACGTTTATGACGGAACGAATCCTCGAAACCAAAGTTGCAGGACAATTGGCAGCGGTTGTGTATAATAGTTTCTCTCACGTAAACGGCTGCGATACCTTGCATACTCTATTGCCTGTGCTCGCTCAAACAATTTTACCCTTGGTGAACGAAGAAGAGGATACCGTAAAGGAGGAAAATTTAGACCACCGACTCTTACATGCTATGTTGATATTATCTGCGATCGTTGACACGCCTGGCAACAATTTGATACCGCATATGGATACTCTGACTGAGATCCTTGACCGCGTTCTACTGTTAAGATCAACCGAGGGCAATAAATTGGCCTGTCATTTGTTGAAATGCATTTTATCGTCTTTATCGAACACCACTCCATGGCAGTGCAAATCTAACGAGAGAGATTATAATGACCCTAACTATCCTTATGTTAGAGATTGGGGTCAAAGCGTAAATCTTGAAAGTTTCAATATCAAATGGTACATTCCCGGAGAAGAAGAGATTACTGCCGTAcaacaaatattttcaagatattTAACAGTTCAAATCGATAAACTTAATACATACTGTAAAAATACTAAGGTACTAAGTAG GGAGGAATTGTTGGCCAGCTTGAATATCGTGTGCTGCATTATTAGAGGTTCTGAATCCGTTTTACCAGTGTGGACAGAAGCACCACTCGAATTGATTAAGTCTTCCGTGAAATTAAACGTATCTATAACGTTTACGTGTGGAACGAAAAAATGTGTTACGATGCCTGATGGGAGCAACGTTAGACATCATCTTGTCACGATCATGAAGCAAGTCCAACAGGCAATGCTTGAGAACGCAGAGGACAACACGAAGAGTTTCTTTGGACTAATACGG ATTTGGACTAGTTTATTATTGGGAAAGATGCGAATGCGCGAACGTGACGAGCGACGTAAGGGTTtcttaattatgaaaaaaacatttgaaGATAAATTGGTGGGAAAAAATCACATAGCTTCAGTGAtaatggagcgctgtgatatACAGCACGAACTTAGACTGACTGCACAATCAGTCGCATCTACAGAAactcataaattaataatattagaacTATTTACTTTGGCTGTAGGTAGATACGCGGATGTACGCGCAAAAGCTCaagcttctctcttttctgcTTTTAAATGTTTTCCACATTCTTACACACTTGTGATGCCTCGTCTTATCGATATTTTGGGTAGAGATACCGAACGACATCATGATGCGTATAAG gGTGCTCTGTATATATTGTTGCTTGGACCGCAACAGCATGCTCCTCTTATTACGCAAGCAGATTTAAACGTAGTGACAACGTTATGGCCAGCCATTGTTCTTTCTAAGCCGTCCGAAAAGCTCTCTGTGATCCGCTTAAAGCAGAACATCGTAGACAGTATAACTAAATACTTCCGTTTATGTACGCTCAATCTTGAAATATCGGACGCGTGTTTAACAACTGCACGCGCGTTATGGAATAACTTGCCGCAACCGGCTTTGTCATGTCCTGATCAAAATGAGATACAGGAAGGTGCACGAAATCTGGATCAACTCAATCGATCTAATCAGGCAGCATATAAAGATCTGCTCGATGAATTGTTACGCTGTATACTGGAAGAATCTCTACATTGGAGGCACAGATTAATGGCAATGACTTTCATAAAAGACTTGGTACATCCAGATCAAATTTATTCCGCAAGATTGGTGCGTTATTTTTTGCAAGCGCTTATACATGACTCTttagaggaaagaaaaattgctaCTCGAATAGTAACATTTATGTTAAAACAGcaaaaacgaaagcatttaAAG ataacGATTGATGTACGCAGTTTATCCAATAAAAACAGCACATTGAAGGAGGAAAAATCGCAAAGTGTCATTTGTAATGTAAAACCTGACAACTTTTGGCTCCAGTATAATTATGAAACTCGTCCATTAACTGAGAAACAATGGGACGAATCCAGATACGTTCATCAACCGTACATAGGATATTATACCTGGCCAAAAAATCTACAAGTATACGCACCTTCGTCCCAACAACCCTGCCTCGATCCGGAAAAGCGCATACTAACGCATTGCgagaaggaaattaatttattcttttacgaTCGACAAAACGTCGAAAAGCTTATACATTACTTCAGTCTGGAGGAGAAGAAAGGCAAAGACAAATTCAATGCGCTGAGATGTTTCCTATTTAAGGGCCTGTTTCGTAATCACgggattatttatttaaagcattTCGTGCCGCATTTACGACGGCTGGTGACGGACAAGCACGAGAGTAGCCAGCGATGCGCCGCAGAGATTACGGCCGGAATTGTTAGAGGTGCCAAGCATTGGCCGTTTCAGATGACGTGTGATCTATGGCAGGCATTATTGCCGATCATAAGGACCGCGATAGCGAATCTAACAGAAGAGACCGTCATAGACTGGGGTGTATGCTTCGCGACTATGCAGCAACATAGGGACCCTAACAGGAATCACTGGTTGCTCGAATGTTTAATGGAAGAGCCGCCGTTGAAAGATTCGTTTGAAGAATGTGGTCGTCTCTATGTATTACAGTCTGCTTTAAACCAACAATCGTGGCGAGTAACGGAATTGTTGCAACGTTTATTAGTGCGTTTGGAGAACCGCTTGTTGACGAATCCATTTCAAAATGTGCGAGAACGCCTGGGATCGGTGCTGGTTACTATATTCAGCATTGATTTGAGATTCCCGCACATTACAACCAACACCACGGTTCCGCGAATGCAAgctttaattgataaaattgtaCCAAAATTAGAGCAACTTGTTAGAAACGACGAAGACACAGTCAAACTAAATAATCTTGATAAAGAggagaatttattaaaaaaggtCGCCAACGTTACAGTCGATGAATCAAAAAGAGCTTCGAGAACCAAAATGGAAGAACAGGAGATGCCTATAAGATTGTTGAAAACCATTTGTAAATGGATTACGCTTAGTCTATCTCCTTCCAAGTATGCCACGACGCCAGGATTTTATCGGATATTTCCGATAATATGTCAATTAGAAAGCTCGGATATGGACGAAGAACTTAATAAATCATGTTTGCGTACCTTGGCAACACTTGCACAGGCATTTACGTTGCCGGAAAACATGTCAATAGCATTGACCGCAGTAAAAACTGTATCTGAACATTCATCATGGTCTACTAGGTTCACTAGTTTAGAATTTCTTCAAGTATTGGTTTTTCATAATATGGGTATAATTCTTGGTAACATATTGTGGATTAACTGTGTTAAAGATATAGTTTTGCGGTTGTTAGAAGATGATCGTTTAGAAGTTAGAGAAAAGGCTAGTCAAGTACTTGGTGGACTACTGCACTGCAAATTTATTACGGATCATGACAAATTATTG GAGGAGTTCAAGAAGAAAGCAAAGACAcgattgcaaaaaaaaaataattttgtcaatCAAGACACACAAGGAAATATCAAGTCTGATGCTATACGTATACGTCACGGTGGTGTACTTGGACTATGCGCTTTCATTCAAGCTCATCCGTATGATGTGCCCAAATATGTGCCTTCAGTCTTCGAACATCTCGGCCTTCATATGAATGATCCACAACCTATACCc atgACAATAAGAAAAACATTGAATGATTTTAAACGAACACATTATGATGGCTGGACAGGAATGAGAGGCCATGCTCAATGTTTTACAGAAGAACAACTAGCTGTTTTGCAAGATTTAACAGTGCCGCCACCGCATTATGCTTA G
- the LOC139102872 gene encoding proteasome activator complex subunit 4B isoform X2: MIDERSSDTIVDNDSMMLPFDTDFPNFRPQKELVYNKFLPYASELDAESQAWLAEIKGNLARAVMLRELTPGCIYWLGELYLYIELYGMKFSKEDHIAFVKLVYELVIIPNLDPRLANKFFTTLILLLKKKRLISPDELELPWRPLYDIMVNYLRHDPIGIYRSLSCLKTLLHCVIYSVRTYFPLNATQEILDELRPKLCPHDGITMCTSLQILECFLPLQLSPEHHSKGYQLWFDEFMTMWKVCHNGPQWENNIMCLIARLATLNIGYIDWEPHIPFMFTRFIRCLNLPVTYKQMANNLNHKIEMSSISMWIVATLGNGSSTQMYLEKFLKTIETYFYPANFGRWMGKLKELLIKLPCHFIIRLHVERYAKSTWETPIPNNYKLTDSDVDAFVKSVLPVVMTAMFNKFCVNEACQALQYLATMRPSLVIPDMLERMQSTFDSVTEPHKLIASMICMVSVARPMVQGSKNINKDYVYTEGPTHVLPLLFSLLPGIDPNDVGKTFATFRLISVYATLITFVDSSRSTAVMTEEERIVCEATSRFEDFILQFLDRVFMFIDSSSSENVRLENRGGNNKSKLESIAEAALFGVCSTLLSKISDAIFESALHKLRTFMTERILETKVAGQLAAVVYNSFSHVNGCDTLHTLLPVLAQTILPLVNEEEDTVKEENLDHRLLHAMLILSAIVDTPGNNLIPHMDTLTEILDRVLLLRSTEGNKLACHLLKCILSSLSNTTPWQCKSNERDYNDPNYPYVRDWGQSVNLESFNIKWYIPGEEEITAVQQIFSRYLTVQIDKLNTYCKNTKVLSREELLASLNIVCCIIRGSESVLPVWTEAPLELIKSSVKLNVSITFTCGTKKCVTMPDGSNVRHHLVTIMKQVQQAMLENAEDNTKSFFGLIRIWTSLLLGKMRMRERDERRKGFLIMKKTFEDKLVGKNHIASVIMERCDIQHELRLTAQSVASTETHKLIILELFTLAVGRYADVRAKAQASLFSAFKCFPHSYTLVMPRLIDILGRDTERHHDAYKGALYILLLGPQQHAPLITQADLNVVTTLWPAIVLSKPSEKLSVIRLKQNIVDSITKYFRLCTLNLEISDACLTTARALWNNLPQPALSCPDQNEIQEGARNLDQLNRSNQAAYKDLLDELLRCILEESLHWRHRLMAMTFIKDLVHPDQIYSARLVRYFLQALIHDSLEERKIATRIVTFMLKQQKRKHLKITIDVRSLSNKNSTLKEEKSQSVICNVKPDNFWLQYNYETRPLTEKQWDESRYVHQPYIGYYTWPKNLQVYAPSSQQPCLDPEKRILTHCEKEINLFFYDRQNVEKLIHYFSLEEKKGKDKFNALRCFLFKGLFRNHGIIYLKHFVPHLRRLVTDKHESSQRCAAEITAGIVRGAKHWPFQMTCDLWQALLPIIRTAIANLTEETVIDWGVCFATMQQHRDPNRNHWLLECLMEEPPLKDSFEECGRLYVLQSALNQQSWRVTELLQRLLVRLENRLLTNPFQNVRERLGSVLVTIFSIDLRFPHITTNTTVPRMQALIDKIVPKLEQLVRNDEDTVKLNNLDKEENLLKKVANVTVDESKRASRTKMEEQEMPIRLLKTICKWITLSLSPSKYATTPGFYRIFPIICQLESSDMDEELNKSCLRTLATLAQAFTLPENMSIALTAVKTVSEHSSWSTRFTSLEFLQVLVFHNMGIILGNILWINCVKDIVLRLLEDDRLEVREKASQVLGGLLHCKFITDHDKLLEEFKKKAKTRLQKKNNFVNQDTQGNIKSDAIRIRHGGVLGLCAFIQAHPYDVPKYVPSVFEHLGLHMNDPQPIPMTIRKTLNDFKRTHYDGWTGMRGHAQCFTEEQLAVLQDLTVPPPHYA, from the exons ATGATCGACGAGCGTAGCAGTGACACAATCGTGGACAACGATTCGATGATGCTGCCGTTCGACACAGATTTTCCAAACTTTCGTCCGCAAAAAGAACTTGTCTACAATAAGTTTTTACCTTACGCGAGCGAGCTCGATGCAGAGTCGCAAGCGTGGCTCGCTGAGATCAAGGGAAATTTGGCACGCGCCGTTATGCTGCGTGAGCTCACGCCAGGCTGCATCTATTGGTTGGGCGAATTATATTT ATATATAGAATTATATGGAATGAAGTTTAGTAAAGAAGATCACATAGCATTTGTGAAATTAGTATATGAGCTTGTTATCATACCAAATTTAGATCCAAGGCTTgccaacaaattttttaccacattaattttattgttaaa gaaaaaaagattaatcaGCCCAGATGAATTAGAACTTCCATGGAGACCATTGTATGATATTATGGTTAATTATTTACGACATGATCCAATTGGGATCTATCGTAGTCTATCGTGCttgaaaactttattacattgtgTCATTTATTCTGTCAGGACTTACTTCCCT TTGAACGCAACACAAGAAATATTAGATGAATTAAGACCAAAGCTCTGTCCTCATGATGGAATAACAATGTGCACAAGCCTTCAAATTTTAGAGTGTTTTCTACCATTGCAATTATCTCCTGAGCATCATTCCAAGGGATATCAATTGTGGTTTGATGAATTTATGACCATGTGGAAGGTATGCCACAACGGTCCACAATGGGAAAACAATATCATGTGCTTAATTGCAAGATTGGCGACTCTCAATATTGGATATATTGATTGGGAACCGCATATTCCTTTCATGTTTACTAGATTTATAAGGTGCCTAAATCTGCCAGTAACATATAAACAAATGGCAAACAATTTGAAtcataaaatagaaatgtCGTCGATATCTATGTGGATAGTAGCAACTTTG GGAAATGGCTCGAGCACACAAATgtatttggaaaaatttttgaaaactatcgaaacatatttttatccagCAAATTTTGGACGATGGATGGGAAAGTTAAAGGAACTTCTTATCAAACTTCCAtgtcattttattatacgtttaCACGT agaaaGATATGCTAAATCGACATGGGAAACTCCAATTCCCAACAACTACAAGTTGACTGATTCTGATGTTGACGCTTTTGTCAAAAGTGTGTTACCAGTAGTTATGACAGctatgtttaataaattttgtgtaaATGAAGCCTGCCAGGCTTTACAGTATTTAGCTACCATGAGACCGAGTTTAGTTATACCAGACATGTTAGAAAGAATGCAGTCTACATTTGATTCCGTGACCGAACCGCATAAACTTATAGCGTCGATGATTTGTATGGTATCTGTTGCTAGACCAATGGTACAAggttctaaaaatataaacaaag atTACGTTTATACAGAAGGACCAACGCATGTGTTGCCACTGCTATTTTCCCTGTTACCCGGAATTGATCCAAATGACGTTGGCAAGACATTCGCTACGTTCCGTCTTATTTCTGTTTACGCCACACTGATCACCTTTGTGGACTCTTCTAGATCCACTGCGGTAATGACTGAAGAAGAGAGAATAGTTTGCGAGGCAACGTCACGCTTCgaagattttatattacagttCTTGGATAGAGTGTTCATGTTTATAGATTCTAGTTCGTCAGAGAATGTGCGGCTCGAGAATCGCGGCGGTAACAATAAAAGTAAGCTTGAATCGATTGCAGAAGCTGCGCTGTTTGGCGTGTGCTCAACTCTTTTGAGCAAAATTAGCGATGCAATTTTTGAAAGCGCTCTGCACAAGCTGCGCACGTTTATGACGGAACGAATCCTCGAAACCAAAGTTGCAGGACAATTGGCAGCGGTTGTGTATAATAGTTTCTCTCACGTAAACGGCTGCGATACCTTGCATACTCTATTGCCTGTGCTCGCTCAAACAATTTTACCCTTGGTGAACGAAGAAGAGGATACCGTAAAGGAGGAAAATTTAGACCACCGACTCTTACATGCTATGTTGATATTATCTGCGATCGTTGACACGCCTGGCAACAATTTGATACCGCATATGGATACTCTGACTGAGATCCTTGACCGCGTTCTACTGTTAAGATCAACCGAGGGCAATAAATTGGCCTGTCATTTGTTGAAATGCATTTTATCGTCTTTATCGAACACCACTCCATGGCAGTGCAAATCTAACGAGAGAGATTATAATGACCCTAACTATCCTTATGTTAGAGATTGGGGTCAAAGCGTAAATCTTGAAAGTTTCAATATCAAATGGTACATTCCCGGAGAAGAAGAGATTACTGCCGTAcaacaaatattttcaagatattTAACAGTTCAAATCGATAAACTTAATACATACTGTAAAAATACTAAGGTACTAAGTAG GGAGGAATTGTTGGCCAGCTTGAATATCGTGTGCTGCATTATTAGAGGTTCTGAATCCGTTTTACCAGTGTGGACAGAAGCACCACTCGAATTGATTAAGTCTTCCGTGAAATTAAACGTATCTATAACGTTTACGTGTGGAACGAAAAAATGTGTTACGATGCCTGATGGGAGCAACGTTAGACATCATCTTGTCACGATCATGAAGCAAGTCCAACAGGCAATGCTTGAGAACGCAGAGGACAACACGAAGAGTTTCTTTGGACTAATACGG ATTTGGACTAGTTTATTATTGGGAAAGATGCGAATGCGCGAACGTGACGAGCGACGTAAGGGTTtcttaattatgaaaaaaacatttgaaGATAAATTGGTGGGAAAAAATCACATAGCTTCAGTGAtaatggagcgctgtgatatACAGCACGAACTTAGACTGACTGCACAATCAGTCGCATCTACAGAAactcataaattaataatattagaacTATTTACTTTGGCTGTAGGTAGATACGCGGATGTACGCGCAAAAGCTCaagcttctctcttttctgcTTTTAAATGTTTTCCACATTCTTACACACTTGTGATGCCTCGTCTTATCGATATTTTGGGTAGAGATACCGAACGACATCATGATGCGTATAAG gGTGCTCTGTATATATTGTTGCTTGGACCGCAACAGCATGCTCCTCTTATTACGCAAGCAGATTTAAACGTAGTGACAACGTTATGGCCAGCCATTGTTCTTTCTAAGCCGTCCGAAAAGCTCTCTGTGATCCGCTTAAAGCAGAACATCGTAGACAGTATAACTAAATACTTCCGTTTATGTACGCTCAATCTTGAAATATCGGACGCGTGTTTAACAACTGCACGCGCGTTATGGAATAACTTGCCGCAACCGGCTTTGTCATGTCCTGATCAAAATGAGATACAGGAAGGTGCACGAAATCTGGATCAACTCAATCGATCTAATCAGGCAGCATATAAAGATCTGCTCGATGAATTGTTACGCTGTATACTGGAAGAATCTCTACATTGGAGGCACAGATTAATGGCAATGACTTTCATAAAAGACTTGGTACATCCAGATCAAATTTATTCCGCAAGATTGGTGCGTTATTTTTTGCAAGCGCTTATACATGACTCTttagaggaaagaaaaattgctaCTCGAATAGTAACATTTATGTTAAAACAGcaaaaacgaaagcatttaAAG ataacGATTGATGTACGCAGTTTATCCAATAAAAACAGCACATTGAAGGAGGAAAAATCGCAAAGTGTCATTTGTAATGTAAAACCTGACAACTTTTGGCTCCAGTATAATTATGAAACTCGTCCATTAACTGAGAAACAATGGGACGAATCCAGATACGTTCATCAACCGTACATAGGATATTATACCTGGCCAAAAAATCTACAAGTATACGCACCTTCGTCCCAACAACCCTGCCTCGATCCGGAAAAGCGCATACTAACGCATTGCgagaaggaaattaatttattcttttacgaTCGACAAAACGTCGAAAAGCTTATACATTACTTCAGTCTGGAGGAGAAGAAAGGCAAAGACAAATTCAATGCGCTGAGATGTTTCCTATTTAAGGGCCTGTTTCGTAATCACgggattatttatttaaagcattTCGTGCCGCATTTACGACGGCTGGTGACGGACAAGCACGAGAGTAGCCAGCGATGCGCCGCAGAGATTACGGCCGGAATTGTTAGAGGTGCCAAGCATTGGCCGTTTCAGATGACGTGTGATCTATGGCAGGCATTATTGCCGATCATAAGGACCGCGATAGCGAATCTAACAGAAGAGACCGTCATAGACTGGGGTGTATGCTTCGCGACTATGCAGCAACATAGGGACCCTAACAGGAATCACTGGTTGCTCGAATGTTTAATGGAAGAGCCGCCGTTGAAAGATTCGTTTGAAGAATGTGGTCGTCTCTATGTATTACAGTCTGCTTTAAACCAACAATCGTGGCGAGTAACGGAATTGTTGCAACGTTTATTAGTGCGTTTGGAGAACCGCTTGTTGACGAATCCATTTCAAAATGTGCGAGAACGCCTGGGATCGGTGCTGGTTACTATATTCAGCATTGATTTGAGATTCCCGCACATTACAACCAACACCACGGTTCCGCGAATGCAAgctttaattgataaaattgtaCCAAAATTAGAGCAACTTGTTAGAAACGACGAAGACACAGTCAAACTAAATAATCTTGATAAAGAggagaatttattaaaaaaggtCGCCAACGTTACAGTCGATGAATCAAAAAGAGCTTCGAGAACCAAAATGGAAGAACAGGAGATGCCTATAAGATTGTTGAAAACCATTTGTAAATGGATTACGCTTAGTCTATCTCCTTCCAAGTATGCCACGACGCCAGGATTTTATCGGATATTTCCGATAATATGTCAATTAGAAAGCTCGGATATGGACGAAGAACTTAATAAATCATGTTTGCGTACCTTGGCAACACTTGCACAGGCATTTACGTTGCCGGAAAACATGTCAATAGCATTGACCGCAGTAAAAACTGTATCTGAACATTCATCATGGTCTACTAGGTTCACTAGTTTAGAATTTCTTCAAGTATTGGTTTTTCATAATATGGGTATAATTCTTGGTAACATATTGTGGATTAACTGTGTTAAAGATATAGTTTTGCGGTTGTTAGAAGATGATCGTTTAGAAGTTAGAGAAAAGGCTAGTCAAGTACTTGGTGGACTACTGCACTGCAAATTTATTACGGATCATGACAAATTATTG GAGGAGTTCAAGAAGAAAGCAAAGACAcgattgcaaaaaaaaaataattttgtcaatCAAGACACACAAGGAAATATCAAGTCTGATGCTATACGTATACGTCACGGTGGTGTACTTGGACTATGCGCTTTCATTCAAGCTCATCCGTATGATGTGCCCAAATATGTGCCTTCAGTCTTCGAACATCTCGGCCTTCATATGAATGATCCACAACCTATACCc atgACAATAAGAAAAACATTGAATGATTTTAAACGAACACATTATGATGGCTGGACAGGAATGAGAGGCCATGCTCAATGTTTTACAGAAGAACAACTAGCTGTTTTGCAAGATTTAACAGTGCCGCCACCGCATTATGCTTA A